The stretch of DNA TAGGCGTTCAACTTCAGCTTGACCAGAGCGAACTTCTTGTTCTTGCTTCAAATACTGAATCTTAGCAATGCCACCTTCTTCATACAGTGGTCGAATGCCATCTAAAATTCGCTGGTTCACCGCCAAACTATCCTTGGCATTGGCTAGAGACACTTGGTTTTGACTGTACTGCCGCTCTAGTTGTTTTGTCTCTAACTGAGCTGATGCCGCCCGCGAATTAAATTCATCTCGACTAGATTGCAGGCGTGCCATTTGATCAATTGAGAAATTACCTCCCTGGGGAGCACCTGTGAGCTGAGCGCGATACATTTGATTTTCTGCCAAGAGGTTCACTCGGCTCTTGGTCAGAGAAGCAATTTCTGTGGGTAGCTTCAGGGCGATCGCCGCTTGATCTGTGGTGGCTGGGGAAGCCAAACCAACGAGCTGAGAGCGATAAAACTGATTTTCCTGCATCAAGGCAGTACGAATATTCAGCAGCGATTTTTCTTGGGCTCGCGCTGCGGTGGGATCAAAACTGAGGAGCGTTTGCCCTTGCTTAACGCGATCGCCTTCCTTAACATAAATTTCTTTCACAACCCCTGCGACTGGAGCTTGCACTTCTTTTACAGCGCCTTGCGGCTCCAGCTTGCCCTGAGAACTGACCGCCTCCTCAATTTTGGCTATACAGGCCCAGATGATCGAAGCTGTAGTAACAGCAACGATACTCCAAACAATGGCTCGTGACCAAGTGGCAGGTTGCTGGAGAACAACAGGTTGGTCAAAAGTTGTCGATTTCGCTGAATAAGAAGCTACTTCTGGGGTGGGAGGTAGCTGTTGATTCAACTTGGCTCCATTTTGCTGGTTAATCATCATAAACCTAGTAGGTAATAGAGAGTGGCGCAATTCATGGGCTGTAGCAAAGGGGGGATTTGCCAGCACCAGCAACGTAGCAAGGAAATTCCGCTTGAAGTTTTTACGGCTTAGTCCTGTTGTTATCGTGCCCTTTAAGGTTCAAAGATTTGCAGATGCTGAAAATCAATTGCTGCAATATCGATCTTTAGAGGGTAGTCTTCCTCTTTATGTAGCAATTGTGTCTAGCTTCAGAAATAGCTGACTACAAAAGTTTGATGAAACTTTACAGCTAAGTCTTGAGGTTGAAAGGTTCAGTAGAGAGGTAGCGATCGCCACCCCCCTTGAGCTTTCAGCCCCTCTCTAAAGGCAACGGGTCTACATTTGCGACTCTTGTTGTTGGTAGAGGCAGTAGTAACGCCCTTTGATTGCCATTAGTTCTTCGTGCAGTCCGGTTTCAACGATAGAACCTTTGTCCATCATCAAAATCATGTTGGCGTTTTTAATGGTGCTTAGACGGTGCGTGATAAAGAACACGGTGCGATCGCTAAAAGCTTCTGCCAAGTTTAGACACACTTGCCGTTCAGTGTCGTAGTCCAAAGCGCTGGTCGCCTCGTCCAAAATCAGCAGACGAGGGTTTTGCAACACTGTCCGAGCGATCGCCACCCGTTGTCGCTGGCCCCCAGAGAGCGCCGCCCCCCGCTCACCTACACGAGTGTTATAGCCATTTGGCAACGTCATGATGAAATCATGGGCCGCCGCCACCTTAGCAGCAGCGATAATTTCTTCCGAAGAAGCATCTGGTTGAGTTAAAGCAATGTTTTCTTGGACAGTGCCATCAAACAGTAGCGGCTCCTGCGGTACAATGCCCACCTGTCGCCGCAGAGAATACAACTCCACTTTGTTAATGTCGTAATTGTCGATCAAGATGCGTCCGGAATCTGGTTCATAGAGACGCGGTAGCAACTTCATTAAAGTGCTTTTACCCGAACCACTCTGCCCCACCACGCCCACAAAGATACCAGCAGGGAATTCGATGCTGATGTGATTGAGTTGAGGCGCACTATTTTTGTTGAAGCTGAAGACCACATCATCATAAGTGACCGCCCCTTTAATCGTGGGCATCGGAATGTTTTGCCGATCCAGCTCATCTGCCTCTTGGGGAGTGTCAATAATATCGCTTAGACGCTCTAACGAGAGGGCAGTTTCCTGAAAGTTTTGCCACAGTTGCGTCAAACGCAACAAGGGTGTGGTTACGTAGCCAGCAATAATCCGGAAAGCAAACAACTGGCCTAAGGTTAACTGGCCCGCAATCACCAAGTAAGCCCCCACCCAGAGAACCAGCAAACCAGAAACTTTGTTGAGTAAGTTGCTAGTCGCGCCAGCAGTCGTAGAAGTTAGAACCGTTTGGAATCCAGCACTCACGTAGCGGGCATAGCGCTCTTGCCATTGCCAGCGCGATCGCAACTCAATATTTTGAGCCTTGACCGTCTGAATTCCAGACATCACCTCCACTAAGTAAGACTGAGTTTCGGCGTTGCGCTCTGCTTTGGCTCGCAACTGTCGTCGGATAATTGGAGAGACTAAAGCCGTAAGAATAGCAAATAGAGGAATCGTGGCTAAAGCGACGAGCGCC from Trichocoleus desertorum ATA4-8-CV12 encodes:
- a CDS encoding HlyD family secretion protein; this encodes MINQQNGAKLNQQLPPTPEVASYSAKSTTFDQPVVLQQPATWSRAIVWSIVAVTTASIIWACIAKIEEAVSSQGKLEPQGAVKEVQAPVAGVVKEIYVKEGDRVKQGQTLLSFDPTAARAQEKSLLNIRTALMQENQFYRSQLVGLASPATTDQAAIALKLPTEIASLTKSRVNLLAENQMYRAQLTGAPQGGNFSIDQMARLQSSRDEFNSRAASAQLETKQLERQYSQNQVSLANAKDSLAVNQRILDGIRPLYEEGGIAKIQYLKQEQEVRSGQAEVERLGQEQQRLQFAIAQAQQQLQNTVSQTQKDVLTLMANNDQRIAEIDSQLTKAIVENEKRLDEINSQLSQAQLTLKYQDIKAPTDGIIFDVKAGGPGFVANPSEAVLKIVPSDHLVAKVYITNRDIGFIKEGMDVDVRIDSFPFSEFGDIKGRLTSIGSDALPPDELRKYYSFPAKITLDAQTLRIRGREVPLQSGMSVSTNIKIRQRTVMSIFVDLFAKQLDGMKAIR